In Saprospiraceae bacterium, the sequence GGAGACGAAAATACCATCAGGATACAGATGGGGAGGACGATCAGGTACATCTGAAATGCCAACCCTTTTCTCAGGTTTTCATAGGGAAAATCACTGGCGTCACCGGAAGGGAACAGCAAAAAAGACTGAGCAAAACCCGCTAACAATGCAGGAAGAAACGGCAATTCCCTGGTACCGTAGCGATACCAGTTAAACTGATCACCGAGACCAAAATAAGTCTGCACATAATAAGCTGTAAAGATGACTGTGCCTGCCCCGGCTGCCAGATAAATTCCATAAGTCACCACCCGGGACCAAAATAAACGATCAAACTTCCAGCCTGCCTGCACGAAGTGTTTTAGATACATCAAGATATATAGCCCGGAGATGATCGCCATCCATTGGATAAAAGCTGCAAATTCTTTTGTAGCCAGAGCCACCAAGAGCCAAAGACCCACCTGGAGGATAGCATATACCCATTGTTTCTTTACCTCTTTGAATATATAACAATAATAGACCTGCATCTGCATGATGAAGTATCCAGCTAAAATCACCAGGATGCAAGCCACCTCGTAAAAAGAAAATACCAACCATGGAATTAACGAAGCCCTCCAGATCAATATAACTCCAAAAAGGCTGATAACCACCAGTAAACAAACCACAGCATTTGAAAAGAGGAATGATTTTTGTTCTGATTTACTTCCCTTGTTTCCTTCCTGCAGGGTGACGATACCCCAGGCAGGCAACCAGGAGAAAAATAAAATGTATTGTAAGATCGAAAAGGATTCAAATTTGGCGATTTCACTCATACTCCAACGATGGGCTATCAGGATAGAAAATAAGAATAGCCCCATACCCCTTGATATCAACCCAGCCTGATATGCAGTCCGTTCATCCTTCAATATGTCTTTAACAAATCTCAATTAATCAAATAATAAACCATCAAAATGGCATCAAAGATCGCAAATAGAAATTCAAAAAAATCCGATATAAACTCGATCGCCTCAGATAAATCATTATTGAAACATGCTGTCAGGGCATTGCGATTTTCTTATTCGCCCTATTCAAAATTTGCTGTTGGCGCCGCTATACTTAAATCAAATGGCGCCATATACCTGGGAGCCAATATAGAAAATGCATCCTATCCCCTCTGTCTATGTGCAGAACGCACTGCCCTGGCTCATGCCCATATCTCTGCACCAGGTGGGAAAATATGGAGTATCGCCGTCGTTTGCAGCAGTGAAGATCACCCGATCCCGGGACCAGCCTTTCCATGTGGTGCCTGTCGCCAGGTCATCAGCGAGTTTGAAGACAAACAAGGCGCACCCATCAGAGTCATAGTAGGCATGAAAGACGGTTCTCAAATAAAATCTTTTGACAGTATCAAAGAACTATTACCCCATTCTTTCAATGGTCAGTTTCTTAAGTAAGGCACCATCATGCGCTCGACATACTCTATATCCTCCGGTACATCCACCCCATGCGCGATATAATCAGTCAGCCCTATTCGGATGTCATATCCACAAGCTAACCACCGCAATTGTTCCAGGGATTCTGCAGCCTCCAGGGGCTGAGGGTCCAAGGCAATCAGTTCGGAGAGTATACTTTTTTTATAGGCATAGATCCCGATATGTTGATAATACACCGCGGCTGACTGGTATCTGGGATATGGGATCACGCTGCGGCTGAAATACAGGGCTTTAAAGTCTTTATCAAACACACATTTGACTATATTGGGATTATTCACCTGCTCCACACGGTCCATGCTCCTGACCAGGGTAATGATAGAAGCCTCCGGAGACCTGCTGATTAGATCAATCATCTGGTCGATCAAGCGACCATGGATCATCGGCTCATCCCCCTGGATATTGATCACCCAATCTGCCTCGGGAAACTCCCCGGCGATCTCTGCGCATCGACTGGTGCCTGTCATATGGTCGGCTGAGGTCATGATGGCTTTGCCTCCAAATTGATGGACCACCTCATAGATGGAGCGATCATCCGTAGCTACGACCAAATCAAATAATTTAGTACTTTCATGGCTCCCTCTATAGACATGTTCGATCATCGGCTTGCCCAGAATGGTAGCGAGAGGTTTGCCAGGAAACCTTGAAGATCCATATCGAGCCGGAATCACTCCCAAAACTTTCATACGATAAAATTAAATTTATAAATGATCATATTA encodes:
- the cdd gene encoding cytidine deaminase, with protein sequence MASKIANRNSKKSDINSIASDKSLLKHAVRALRFSYSPYSKFAVGAAILKSNGAIYLGANIENASYPLCLCAERTALAHAHISAPGGKIWSIAVVCSSEDHPIPGPAFPCGACRQVISEFEDKQGAPIRVIVGMKDGSQIKSFDSIKELLPHSFNGQFLK
- the kdsB gene encoding 3-deoxy-manno-octulosonate cytidylyltransferase, translating into MKVLGVIPARYGSSRFPGKPLATILGKPMIEHVYRGSHESTKLFDLVVATDDRSIYEVVHQFGGKAIMTSADHMTGTSRCAEIAGEFPEADWVINIQGDEPMIHGRLIDQMIDLISRSPEASIITLVRSMDRVEQVNNPNIVKCVFDKDFKALYFSRSVIPYPRYQSAAVYYQHIGIYAYKKSILSELIALDPQPLEAAESLEQLRWLACGYDIRIGLTDYIAHGVDVPEDIEYVERMMVPYLRN